The Rahnella aquatilis CIP 78.65 = ATCC 33071 genomic sequence CAATATTGGGCAGCATTTCACGCAAAATGATGTAGTGCGTGGCTTCACCACGGGCAATCGCCGCACTGACGTAATCCTGCTGACGCGCTGCCAGCGAGACGCTGCGGGCGATGCGCACCATGCCGGGCACAAATGCGATAGTGATCGCCAGCACAGCATTGAAGCTGCTCTGACCGAGAGTGCTGACAATCAGCAGCGCGAACAGCAGGCTCGGGATCGACATTACCGCATCCATGGTGCGCATAATCGCTTCGTCCGTTTTGCCGCCCAGATAGGCGCTGGCGGTGCCAATCACCGCGCCAGTGACCATCGACATTAATGTCGCCAGCAGTGACAGCACTATCGTGGCGCGCGCACCGACCATCACGCGGCTGAAAATATCGCGTCCGAGCTGATCGGTACCGAACCAGTGTTCTGCCGAGGGGGCTTTGTACCGCGCCAGAATCGAAATCGATTCCGGATCATAAGGCGCGATATGCGCCCCGCCGCACACCATCAGCGCAGCCATCACTAAGATAAATAACCCGACAGCGCCCTGCGGCGAACGGATTAAATGCTTCATCACATCACGCATAACTGATCCGTTTATCGAGGAAAACATAGGCCAGATCGGCCAGGAAATTGACGATGGAATAGGTCGCGGCAAGGATCAGCACCCCGGCCTGAATGGTCGGTAAATCCCGCGACTGGACAGCGACGATCAGTTCGCGACCAATCCCCGGAATGGCGAAAATCTCTTCCACCACCACGATACCGCCGAGCAGATAACCGACATCAAGCGCCACAATGGTGATGGTCGGCAGCAGGCCGTTACGTAACGCGTGCCGCCACAAAACCCTGCGGCGCGACAACCCTTTGAGATGTGCCGCGCGGATATAATCGGTCTGCAATACATCGACCATCTCCGAGCGCACCATGCGGGAAACATGCGCCACCAGAATCATTGCTACTGTCACCGACGGCAGGATCAGATGACTGATGCCTCCCCGGAAATCCTCCGTCAGGGGTACATAACCGGTGGCGGGCAGGATCTGCCAGACATCGGCAAACAGCAGTAATAACAATGTGGCGGTCACGAATTCCGGAAAAGAAATGCCGACATATGACAGTACGCTGACCAGCATATCGGCCAGTTTTCCGCGCCGGACCGCCGCCCAGATCCCCAGCGGGATCGCGACCACCAGCATCAGCAACAGTGCACAGACCGCCAGCAGCAGGGAACGCCCAAGGGCGGCCATAATGGTCGGCGCCACCGGCAAACCATTACGCATCGAGACGCCGAAATCACCGTGCAGCACGCCGCGCAACCAGTGCCAGTATTGCAGCCAGGCCGGATCATTCAGCCCGAGACGCGCACGCACGGCGGCCAGCGCTTGCGGCGTGGCGTTCTGCCCCAGCAGGGTGACGGCGGCATCCGCCGGTAACAATTGCGTAATGCCAAAAACCAGCAGCGACACCACCAGCAGGGTGTAAATCACCAGCATGAAACGTTTGAACAAATAACTCGCCGTCACTGTCAATGCCCCCTGTTATTTTCGGGTCGGGGCTTTCGCCGTCAGCCACACATGATCAAGACGGAACACCGCACCACGCGGATGCAGTTGATAACCGGCAACATAATCTCGCCCTGCCGCCAGCAAATCGAAGAACGCCGGAATAAGTGACGGCACGTCATCGTGCATCA encodes the following:
- a CDS encoding ABC transporter permease, yielding MRDVMKHLIRSPQGAVGLFILVMAALMVCGGAHIAPYDPESISILARYKAPSAEHWFGTDQLGRDIFSRVMVGARATIVLSLLATLMSMVTGAVIGTASAYLGGKTDEAIMRTMDAVMSIPSLLFALLIVSTLGQSSFNAVLAITIAFVPGMVRIARSVSLAARQQDYVSAAIARGEATHYIILREMLPNIVAPIIVEATIRVAFAIMLFATLSFLGLGAQPPEPEWGLMVSEARAYFFNAPWMMLIPGVAIALVAIGFNLLGDGLRDALNPRSH
- a CDS encoding ABC transporter permease; protein product: MTASYLFKRFMLVIYTLLVVSLLVFGITQLLPADAAVTLLGQNATPQALAAVRARLGLNDPAWLQYWHWLRGVLHGDFGVSMRNGLPVAPTIMAALGRSLLLAVCALLLMLVVAIPLGIWAAVRRGKLADMLVSVLSYVGISFPEFVTATLLLLLFADVWQILPATGYVPLTEDFRGGISHLILPSVTVAMILVAHVSRMVRSEMVDVLQTDYIRAAHLKGLSRRRVLWRHALRNGLLPTITIVALDVGYLLGGIVVVEEIFAIPGIGRELIVAVQSRDLPTIQAGVLILAATYSIVNFLADLAYVFLDKRISYA